A single genomic interval of Oscillospiraceae bacterium harbors:
- a CDS encoding Lrp/AsnC family transcriptional regulator, with translation MEFTRKILNLLERNATYTTKDIAELLGEDEISVAEEIARLKEEGVILGAKTLINWDIIAPELTVAHIELRVTPQKGEGFDKIAREIYSFPEVRDVTLMSGGYDLMVTVVGNSMKDVAMFVGEKLSTLDTVVSTATHFVLKNYKVDGVIYAEEPKDERVITL, from the coding sequence ATGGAATTTACCCGTAAAATTTTAAATTTGTTGGAACGAAACGCCACCTACACCACAAAAGACATTGCTGAGCTTTTGGGGGAAGATGAAATAAGTGTGGCAGAAGAAATTGCACGGTTAAAAGAAGAAGGCGTCATTTTAGGTGCCAAAACTTTAATCAACTGGGATATAATTGCTCCCGAGTTGACCGTTGCTCATATTGAATTGCGGGTAACTCCCCAAAAAGGAGAAGGATTTGATAAAATCGCCAGAGAAATTTATTCCTTTCCCGAAGTGCGTGATGTCACCTTAATGAGTGGCGGTTACGATTTGATGGTGACTGTGGTGGGGAACTCTATGAAAGATGTTGCCATGTTTGTTGGGGAAAAATTATCCACCTTAGACACCGTGGTTTCCACCGCAACTCACTTTGTGCTTAAAAACTATAAAGTAGACGGCGTGATTTACGCCGAAGAACCCAAAGATGAAAGGGTGATTACACTCTGA
- the thrS gene encoding threonine--tRNA ligase has protein sequence MIKVNLSNVSAPVSVFEAVKAENPDVLKGILCAEVNGKVVGLSEEISENGEITLFDFSDPEGKKAYWHTTSHVLAEAVKILYPEAKLAIGPATDNGFYYDFDYDPGFTNEDLAKIESQMKKIIKKNTRLNRYTLSRAEALEKVKDEPYKVELINDLPKDSELSFYEQGDFTDLCAGPHLTFVGAIKAYKLLSITGAYWRGDEKNKMLRRIYGISFPTREELDAHITQLEEAKKRDHNKLGRELELFTTVDTIGQGLPIMLPKGARVVQLLQRWVEDEEQKRGWMLTKTPLMAKSDLYKISGHWDHYKDGMFVMGDEETDDEVFALRPMTCPFQYQAFLNRGRSYRDLPMRLAETSTLFRNEASGEMHGLIRVRQFTISEGHLMCTPDQLADEFRNCLDLTNYMLKTLGLYEDVSYRFSQWDPEDTEKYIGTTEQWDEAQGIMKEILDDIGLEYKIGVGEAAFYGPKLDIQIKNVHGKEDTLITIQIDQMLAEKFGMEYVAADGTKKNPYIIHRTSIGCYERTLALLIEKYAGAFPLWLAPVQLKVLPISERFEEYAKKVTDELMMAGFRVELDNRSEKIGYKIREAQLHKLPYMVIVGEKEAEEGTVSVRSRKDGDKGSLKLDEFIKELKVENDTKAR, from the coding sequence ATGATTAAAGTAAATTTATCAAACGTGTCTGCTCCCGTATCCGTGTTTGAAGCGGTAAAAGCAGAAAATCCCGACGTGTTAAAAGGCATCTTATGTGCCGAAGTGAACGGTAAAGTGGTTGGCTTATCCGAAGAAATTTCCGAAAACGGCGAAATCACTCTGTTTGATTTTTCCGATCCCGAAGGTAAGAAAGCCTATTGGCATACCACCTCTCACGTGTTGGCAGAAGCGGTGAAGATTTTATATCCCGAAGCAAAACTGGCAATCGGTCCCGCAACCGATAACGGTTTCTACTATGATTTTGATTATGACCCGGGCTTCACCAATGAAGACTTGGCAAAAATCGAAAGCCAGATGAAAAAAATCATCAAGAAAAATACCCGCTTGAACCGTTACACCTTATCCCGTGCAGAGGCACTGGAAAAAGTGAAAGACGAACCCTACAAAGTGGAACTTATTAACGATCTGCCGAAAGACAGTGAACTGTCTTTCTATGAACAGGGCGACTTTACCGACCTGTGTGCAGGTCCTCATCTGACCTTTGTGGGTGCTATCAAAGCATATAAACTCTTATCCATCACCGGTGCATACTGGAGAGGTGATGAAAAAAATAAAATGCTCCGCCGTATTTACGGTATTTCTTTCCCCACCAGAGAAGAACTGGATGCCCATATCACTCAGCTGGAAGAAGCAAAAAAACGTGACCACAACAAATTGGGCAGAGAACTGGAATTATTCACCACTGTGGATACCATCGGTCAGGGCTTACCCATTATGCTTCCCAAAGGTGCAAGAGTGGTGCAGTTACTCCAGCGTTGGGTAGAAGACGAAGAACAGAAACGTGGCTGGATGCTCACCAAAACTCCCTTAATGGCAAAAAGCGATTTATATAAAATCTCCGGTCACTGGGATCATTACAAAGACGGTATGTTCGTAATGGGCGATGAAGAAACCGACGACGAAGTGTTTGCACTGCGTCCCATGACTTGCCCCTTCCAGTATCAGGCATTCTTAAATCGTGGCCGTTCCTACAGAGACCTGCCTATGAGACTGGCAGAAACCTCCACCTTATTCAGAAATGAAGCATCCGGCGAAATGCACGGCTTGATCCGTGTGCGTCAGTTCACCATTTCCGAAGGTCACTTAATGTGTACTCCCGATCAGTTGGCAGACGAATTCAGAAACTGTCTGGATTTAACCAACTATATGTTAAAAACCTTAGGCTTATATGAAGATGTGTCCTACCGTTTCTCCCAGTGGGATCCCGAAGATACCGAAAAATATATCGGTACTACTGAACAGTGGGACGAAGCCCAGGGCATTATGAAAGAAATTTTAGACGATATCGGTTTAGAATACAAAATCGGTGTTGGTGAAGCTGCTTTCTACGGTCCGAAACTGGACATTCAGATTAAGAATGTTCACGGCAAGGAAGACACCTTGATTACCATTCAGATTGACCAGATGCTGGCTGAAAAATTCGGTATGGAATATGTGGCGGCAGACGGCACCAAGAAAAACCCCTATATCATTCACAGAACCTCTATCGGTTGCTATGAAAGAACTTTGGCGCTGTTAATCGAAAAATATGCAGGTGCATTCCCCTTATGGTTAGCACCCGTTCAGTTAAAAGTGTTGCCCATTTCCGAACGTTTTGAAGAGTATGCGAAAAAAGTTACCGACGAGCTGATGATGGCAGGATTCCGTGTGGAATTGGATAACAGAAGCGAAAAAATCGGTTACAAAATCCGTGAAGCACAGCTTCATAAACTGCCCTATATGGTAATCGTGGGCGAAAAAGAAGCCGAAGAAGGCACCGTTTCCGTTCGTTCCAGAAAAGACGGCGACAAAGGCAGCCTGAAACTGGATGAATTTATCAAAGAACTGAAAGTGGAAAACGATACCAAAGCACGCTAG
- a CDS encoding dihydroorotate dehydrogenase — MANLKVNYLGVEFKNPVVTASGTFGFGMEYNELYPIEKLGGITVKGLTLNERQGNPAPRIFETTGGILNSVGLQNPGVRHFAQKIMPELKKLDLKIIANVSGSTFADYVEACKIVDASGADIIELNVSCPNVKQGGAAFGTNPDTVFEITKLVKEAISTPLCIKLSPNVTDIASIGQAAMDGGADGLSLINTVSGMAIDLKTRKPVFHNIVAGLSGPCVKPIAVRSVYQTYAKTKAPIIGMGGIATGEDAVEFMAAGATLVSIGTMNFKDPFTPLNVIDSLNTYLDKNGIADVNDLIGCAHS; from the coding sequence GTGGCAAACTTAAAAGTGAACTACTTAGGGGTAGAATTTAAAAATCCTGTGGTAACTGCATCGGGTACCTTCGGGTTCGGGATGGAATATAACGAGCTCTATCCCATCGAAAAATTAGGCGGTATCACCGTAAAGGGATTAACCTTAAACGAACGTCAGGGCAATCCCGCCCCCAGAATTTTTGAAACCACCGGCGGTATCTTAAACAGTGTGGGACTTCAAAATCCCGGCGTTCGCCATTTCGCACAGAAGATTATGCCCGAACTGAAAAAACTGGATTTAAAAATTATTGCCAATGTTTCGGGAAGCACCTTTGCCGATTATGTGGAAGCCTGCAAAATCGTGGATGCTTCAGGAGCAGACATCATTGAATTAAATGTTTCCTGCCCCAACGTGAAGCAGGGCGGTGCCGCATTCGGTACCAATCCCGACACGGTGTTTGAAATCACCAAACTGGTGAAAGAAGCCATCTCCACACCCCTTTGCATTAAGCTCTCTCCCAATGTGACGGATATTGCATCCATAGGTCAGGCGGCAATGGATGGCGGTGCAGACGGCTTATCCTTAATCAACACCGTTTCCGGTATGGCAATTGATTTAAAAACCAGAAAACCTGTGTTCCATAATATTGTGGCAGGGTTATCCGGTCCTTGCGTAAAACCCATTGCAGTGCGTTCTGTGTATCAGACCTATGCCAAAACCAAAGCTCCCATCATTGGTATGGGCGGTATTGCAACCGGTGAGGACGCAGTGGAATTTATGGCGGCAGGTGCCACCTTGGTATCCATTGGAACGATGAATTTTAAAGACCCCTTCACTCCCTTAAACGTGATTGACTCTTTAAACACCTATTTAGATAAAAACGGCATTGCCGATGTGAATGACCTCATCGGTTGTGCACATTCCTAG